From the genome of Gilliamella sp. wkB7, one region includes:
- a CDS encoding 2-hydroxycarboxylate transporter family protein: MSMTKDFQINKIYIGSLPLPIFAICSIIVIIAAQLDMLPKTLIGGFAVILPLGWFLGTVGQNIPFFKKFGAPAILSLIVPSLLVYCGVFDENTLTATKMLMKDSNFLLFYIASLVCGSILGMHRVILIQGFIRMMIPMLLGMCLAAFVGVCVAVAFGDTWEHAFFYTVSPVMAGGIGEGVLQLSNAYSNILEQDYDKFVSALIPATVVGNFFAITFTAIMSRIGEVKPHLSGHGQLVKIEFDGLADALKEDKTPLDARAMSGAVMILATLFIFGMILEKITHFPGPVLMIIATAFVKYFRLLPESVERGSQQWYKFISGNFTFPLMAGLGLLYIDLGSVVNVLTIPYFITIISVVFTVSMTGFVCSFFLKMYPVEASIISSCQSGMGGTGDVAILSTANRMNLMPFAQVATRLGGALMVICTTALLRYLHM; the protein is encoded by the coding sequence ATGAGCATGACGAAGGATTTCCAAATTAATAAAATTTACATAGGATCGCTACCCTTACCCATTTTTGCGATTTGTTCAATTATTGTGATTATTGCTGCCCAATTAGATATGTTGCCAAAAACACTGATCGGGGGATTTGCTGTTATTTTACCATTAGGTTGGTTTTTAGGAACCGTAGGTCAAAATATACCTTTTTTTAAAAAATTTGGGGCACCCGCAATTTTATCGTTAATTGTACCGTCACTATTAGTTTACTGCGGTGTTTTTGATGAAAATACTTTAACAGCAACCAAAATGTTAATGAAAGACTCTAATTTTCTACTCTTTTATATTGCAAGCTTAGTGTGTGGTAGTATTTTAGGTATGCATAGAGTCATTTTAATACAAGGTTTTATTCGTATGATGATTCCGATGTTACTTGGTATGTGCCTAGCTGCTTTTGTCGGTGTCTGTGTTGCTGTTGCTTTTGGTGATACTTGGGAACATGCTTTTTTCTATACTGTTTCGCCCGTTATGGCTGGAGGAATTGGTGAAGGCGTATTACAACTATCTAACGCTTATAGTAATATCCTTGAGCAAGATTATGATAAATTTGTAAGCGCATTAATTCCTGCAACCGTAGTAGGTAACTTTTTTGCAATTACTTTTACCGCCATAATGAGCCGAATTGGTGAAGTCAAACCTCATTTAAGTGGTCATGGTCAACTGGTAAAAATTGAGTTTGATGGATTAGCAGATGCATTAAAAGAAGATAAGACTCCATTAGATGCCAGAGCAATGAGTGGGGCTGTGATGATTTTAGCCACACTATTCATATTTGGTATGATTTTGGAAAAGATAACTCATTTCCCTGGTCCCGTATTAATGATTATTGCCACTGCATTTGTTAAATATTTCCGTTTATTACCTGAAAGTGTCGAACGTGGTAGTCAACAATGGTATAAATTTATCTCAGGTAATTTTACTTTTCCTTTAATGGCTGGTTTAGGTCTGCTATATATTGATTTAGGCAGTGTTGTAAATGTTTTAACTATTCCTTATTTTATAACCATTATCTCTGTAGTATTTACCGTATCAATGACAGGTTTTGTCTGTAGTTTTTTCCTAAAAATGTATCCTGTTGAAGCTTCAATCATCTCATCATGTCAAAGTGGTATGGGTGGAACGGGTGATGTAGCGATACTGTCAACGGCAAATAGAATGAACTTAATGCCATTTGCACAAGTTGCAACAAGATTAGGTGGGGCTTTAATGGTGATATGTACCACAGCATTATTAAGATACTTACATATGTAG
- a CDS encoding GntR family transcriptional regulator produces MNINKFSSTPLYVQVKEWIRNQIYRNDLKAGDRIPSENEIMSLLSVSRGTVRKAVELLINESVLEQIQGKGTYVKAENISYQLGYGLQSFAESLEMQHVKFTTEVITKRVERANEYISGKLQVPVNSNIFFMERVRSVNGEKIMFIENRINLSLCPEIEQIDFTKYSLFSELERITHKKIDHSECRYSARVVGKERADILNISDISPVLHLEQLVYFDDGQPIEFGNVWLKSNVNYLGTTLRRK; encoded by the coding sequence ATGAATATAAACAAATTTTCTAGCACACCACTTTATGTACAAGTGAAAGAATGGATAAGAAATCAAATATATCGTAATGATTTGAAAGCTGGAGATAGAATTCCTTCTGAAAATGAAATTATGAGTCTACTTTCTGTTAGTCGAGGCACGGTTAGAAAAGCGGTTGAATTATTGATTAATGAATCTGTTTTGGAACAAATTCAAGGAAAAGGAACTTATGTAAAAGCCGAAAATATCTCTTATCAATTAGGCTATGGTTTACAGTCATTTGCAGAATCGTTAGAGATGCAACATGTTAAGTTCACTACCGAAGTTATTACTAAAAGAGTTGAAAGAGCAAACGAATATATTAGTGGAAAATTACAAGTTCCAGTTAATTCGAACATTTTTTTTATGGAACGGGTAAGAAGCGTTAATGGCGAAAAAATTATGTTTATTGAAAATAGAATCAATTTGTCTTTATGTCCAGAAATAGAGCAGATAGATTTTACAAAATATAGTTTATTTAGTGAATTAGAGCGGATTACTCATAAGAAGATAGATCACTCGGAATGTCGTTATTCTGCCCGAGTGGTAGGAAAAGAACGCGCAGATATATTAAATATTAGCGATATATCTCCAGTTCTTCATTTAGAACAATTAGTTTACTTTGATGATGGTCAGCCAATTGAATTTGGTAATGTATGGTTAAAGTCAAATGTTAACTACTTGGGGACAACACTTAGACGAAAGTAG
- a CDS encoding class II aldolase, whose product MALVNGYTLIGEAKKQKTLAGAFNTTNLETTLAILDAIEESNIPSMVQIAPTNIVLSGYKYIVDMVRNRASTMKTPFCLHLDHGKTFEDVRQAVEAGFTSIMIDGSHLPFEENIQLTKKVVDFCGGYNIPVEAELGAITGKEDDEVNEADRKTDPNQVLEFVKRTGCATLAVSVGNVHGFEQQPKIDFDLLGKLSDISPVSLVIHGGSGIDDQTLQKISQYNVVKLNIGGDLRRAYISSIGKQYVANNNEYNLIKVLLKAKGDVQQVVYNKILSMNLLNIHH is encoded by the coding sequence ATGGCATTAGTCAATGGGTATACTTTAATAGGTGAAGCTAAAAAACAGAAAACTTTAGCTGGCGCATTTAATACAACAAATTTGGAAACAACATTAGCCATATTAGATGCAATTGAGGAAAGTAATATTCCAAGTATGGTTCAAATTGCACCAACAAACATTGTGTTATCTGGTTACAAATATATTGTAGATATGGTACGTAATCGAGCTAGTACGATGAAAACACCCTTTTGTTTACATTTAGATCATGGAAAAACTTTTGAGGATGTAAGGCAAGCCGTGGAAGCTGGATTTACCTCAATTATGATTGATGGTTCTCATTTACCTTTTGAAGAAAATATTCAATTGACGAAAAAAGTTGTCGACTTTTGTGGTGGATATAATATCCCTGTAGAAGCTGAATTAGGTGCAATTACTGGAAAAGAAGATGATGAGGTTAATGAAGCGGATCGTAAAACAGATCCTAATCAAGTCCTTGAGTTCGTGAAAAGAACTGGCTGTGCAACACTTGCCGTATCAGTTGGTAATGTTCATGGATTTGAACAACAACCGAAAATTGATTTTGATTTACTGGGTAAATTATCTGATATATCGCCAGTCTCACTAGTTATTCATGGAGGTTCAGGAATTGATGATCAAACTTTACAAAAAATTAGTCAATATAATGTAGTCAAACTTAATATTGGTGGTGATTTGCGTAGAGCTTATATTAGTTCAATTGGTAAACAATATGTTGCTAATAATAATGAATACAATCTTATTAAAGTACTACTTAAAGCAAAAGGTGATGTTCAGCAAGTAGTTTACAACAAAATATTATCTATGAATTTATTAAACATCCATCATTAA
- a CDS encoding lipopolysaccharide core heptose(II) kinase RfaY, translating to MNNFANIIEIERGDMKFAYVENNEINYLDLFDQFLAEEGHHELLDPSDKLERYTYLINHNQSKFIFKIDGGVEERLERRIIAKITGDFYFNLIHKLAKISLDKCDIAYELYLVAFDKKTKRHYMIFNFVEGRSLKWEEMNKYGDQVKDCIEKLHSYNLVSNDVHGGNFILTPEGKIKAIDLTNSGFIWLTKANDAIELKERFNIKIKVPIMAMAIKKFTHGFKKLSRKLRGKEV from the coding sequence TTGAATAACTTTGCAAACATTATTGAAATTGAACGCGGCGATATGAAGTTCGCTTATGTAGAAAATAATGAAATAAATTATTTAGACCTTTTTGATCAGTTTTTAGCAGAAGAAGGACATCATGAGTTACTTGATCCCAGCGATAAATTAGAACGATATACTTATCTAATTAATCATAATCAAAGCAAATTTATTTTTAAAATTGATGGTGGAGTAGAAGAACGTTTAGAGCGTCGAATTATTGCTAAAATTACAGGTGATTTTTATTTCAATTTAATTCATAAGTTAGCAAAAATTTCACTTGATAAATGCGACATCGCTTATGAGCTTTATTTGGTCGCATTTGATAAAAAAACCAAACGTCACTATATGATATTCAATTTTGTTGAAGGTCGTTCCTTGAAATGGGAAGAAATGAATAAATATGGCGATCAAGTAAAAGATTGTATTGAAAAATTACATAGTTATAATTTGGTTTCGAATGATGTACATGGTGGTAATTTTATTTTAACGCCAGAAGGAAAGATTAAAGCAATTGATTTGACCAATTCGGGCTTTATTTGGTTAACTAAGGCCAATGATGCTATTGAATTAAAAGAACGTTTCAATATCAAAATTAAAGTACCCATTATGGCAATGGCAATTAAAAAATTTACTCACGGATTTAAAAAATTATCTCGCAAATTACGAGGTAAAGAGGTCTAA
- a CDS encoding DUF4810 domain-containing protein encodes MLKKQYITYLLFSGVLLLLSGCQSSKTIYYWDGYQENLYNYNQPDKSSYSEQIVALEKSIEKAKSVNKPIPPGLHAHLGLLYTTQGNNNKAMEQFELEKTLFPESKNFIEFVERKYRGR; translated from the coding sequence ATGTTAAAAAAACAATATATTACCTATTTATTGTTTTCAGGAGTTTTGTTGTTATTAAGTGGCTGCCAATCTTCAAAGACAATCTATTATTGGGATGGTTATCAAGAAAATCTTTATAACTATAATCAACCTGATAAATCAAGCTATTCTGAACAAATCGTAGCTTTAGAAAAATCCATTGAAAAAGCAAAATCAGTCAATAAACCTATTCCCCCGGGGTTACATGCTCACTTGGGATTATTATATACAACTCAAGGAAACAACAATAAAGCTATGGAACAATTTGAATTGGAAAAAACACTTTTTCCAGAATCCAAAAACTTTATTGAGTTTGTTGAACGCAAATATCGAGGACGTTAA
- a CDS encoding ABC transporter substrate-binding protein codes for MKKSTTLLHKLLLLSIFLSFITEAKQVTDQLNRQVTIPDKVERAVVLQHQTLNLVVQLNRQDTIVGVLSSWQKLLGKNYIRLAPNLANMPMPGDLTSVNIESLIALKPQVVFVANYAPKEVIEQIEKLDIPVIAISLRKDVASQADKINPVMNDEETTYNEGLKEGILLIGEVLNAQTEAKNLIDYTFQQRQLVTSRLEHINSEQRIRVYMANPDLTTYGSGKYTGLMMQKAGAINVAATTIKGFKQVSIENVMQWNPQVIFVQDRYPEVVDQILTDPLWEHIDAVKHKRIYLMPEYAKAWGYPMPEALAIGELWMAKKLYPQLFKDIDMQQQADDYYQRFYRTNYQEL; via the coding sequence ATGAAAAAAAGTACAACCCTCTTACACAAATTACTATTATTATCAATTTTCCTTTCATTTATAACTGAAGCAAAACAGGTAACAGACCAGCTTAATCGACAAGTAACGATTCCTGATAAAGTCGAACGAGCAGTAGTATTACAACACCAGACACTAAATTTAGTAGTACAACTTAACCGACAAGATACTATTGTAGGTGTACTATCTTCATGGCAAAAGTTACTAGGCAAAAACTATATTAGATTAGCGCCAAATTTAGCCAATATGCCAATGCCAGGCGATCTAACTTCTGTGAATATTGAAAGTCTAATAGCTCTCAAGCCACAAGTTGTATTTGTTGCAAACTATGCCCCAAAAGAGGTGATAGAGCAGATTGAGAAACTCGATATTCCAGTTATTGCGATTTCTTTGCGTAAAGATGTCGCATCACAAGCGGATAAAATAAACCCTGTTATGAATGATGAAGAGACAACTTATAATGAAGGATTAAAAGAGGGTATTTTGCTAATTGGTGAAGTGCTTAATGCACAAACTGAGGCAAAAAACTTAATCGATTATACCTTTCAACAAAGGCAGTTAGTTACCAGCCGTTTAGAACATATTAATTCAGAACAACGTATTAGGGTTTATATGGCTAATCCTGATTTGACAACTTATGGTTCTGGTAAGTATACCGGTTTAATGATGCAAAAGGCTGGCGCGATTAACGTTGCAGCCACAACAATTAAAGGATTTAAACAAGTTTCCATAGAAAACGTTATGCAATGGAATCCCCAAGTAATTTTCGTTCAGGATAGATATCCCGAAGTTGTGGATCAGATTTTAACCGATCCTTTATGGGAACATATAGATGCAGTTAAACATAAACGTATTTATTTGATGCCCGAATATGCTAAAGCTTGGGGGTATCCAATGCCCGAAGCCTTAGCTATTGGAGAATTGTGGATGGCGAAAAAACTTTATCCGCAGTTATTTAAAGATATTGATATGCAACAACAAGCCGACGATTATTATCAACGCTTTTATCGTACTAATTATCAAGAATTATAA
- a CDS encoding DUF799 domain-containing protein produces MNNKFIALLGTLFTLFMLVGCSTQKENYDYTAFKESKPASILVLLPTNQSNEINASFGVFSQVTLPLSEAGYYVFPVNLTNEVFKQNGLTVADEIQSVSLEKIRQIFNPDAVLYINIQNYGTNYQVIQSDTRVTLDAKLVDAHSEKILWTGSATASSLENQQSSNSLISSLISAAITQITDTVRDHSIAISGVATARLFTPNPIKANGILYGPYATTKVEK; encoded by the coding sequence ATGAATAATAAATTTATTGCTCTATTAGGAACTTTATTCACACTCTTTATGCTAGTTGGTTGTTCAACACAAAAAGAAAACTACGATTACACTGCATTTAAAGAAAGCAAACCAGCTTCTATATTGGTCTTATTACCAACCAATCAGTCAAACGAAATTAATGCCAGCTTTGGGGTTTTTTCACAAGTAACATTGCCACTATCTGAAGCTGGATACTATGTTTTTCCAGTTAACTTAACTAATGAAGTATTTAAACAAAATGGATTAACCGTTGCTGATGAAATTCAATCGGTTAGCCTAGAAAAAATTCGACAAATCTTTAATCCTGATGCCGTTTTATATATCAATATCCAAAATTATGGAACGAATTATCAAGTCATTCAAAGTGACACACGGGTAACATTAGACGCAAAACTAGTCGATGCCCACTCTGAAAAGATTCTTTGGACTGGCTCTGCAACTGCTTCAAGTTTAGAAAATCAACAATCTAGCAATAGTCTAATTTCGAGTTTAATTTCTGCTGCAATTACACAAATCACCGATACTGTCAGAGATCACAGTATTGCAATTTCAGGAGTTGCTACGGCACGATTATTTACACCAAATCCAATAAAAGCAAATGGAATATTATATGGACCTTATGCAACGACTAAAGTAGAAAAATAG
- a CDS encoding CsgG/HfaB family protein, with the protein MDKKKLVGIIIFSSLLIGCAKESSQTIVSPTVNSYNSQYNGVKTSIAVGKFENRSNYQNGIFSDGVDRLGNQSKTLLISHLQQTNHFNVLDRTNMGELAAEASYKKQKQNIIGANYIISGDITEFGRKEVGDHQLWGILGKGKQQIAYAKVNLNIIDINTSQVVYSVQGAGEYSLSNREVIGFGGTASYDSTLNGKVLDLAIREAINNLVNGLNNGAWKPVTK; encoded by the coding sequence ATGGATAAAAAAAAGTTAGTTGGAATTATTATTTTTAGCAGTTTATTAATTGGTTGTGCTAAAGAGTCATCACAAACCATCGTTTCCCCAACAGTCAATAGTTATAATTCACAATATAACGGTGTGAAAACCAGTATTGCTGTAGGTAAATTTGAAAACCGTTCTAATTATCAAAATGGTATATTTTCAGATGGAGTTGATAGGTTAGGTAATCAATCAAAAACATTACTCATTAGTCATTTACAGCAAACTAATCATTTCAATGTACTAGATAGAACAAATATGGGAGAACTGGCTGCTGAAGCAAGTTATAAAAAACAAAAACAAAACATAATCGGCGCCAATTATATTATTTCTGGTGATATCACTGAGTTTGGACGCAAAGAAGTTGGAGATCATCAGTTATGGGGAATTCTTGGAAAGGGTAAACAGCAGATTGCTTATGCTAAAGTTAATTTGAACATCATAGATATTAATACATCTCAAGTGGTTTATAGCGTGCAAGGCGCGGGTGAATACAGTTTATCCAACCGTGAAGTTATAGGTTTTGGTGGCACAGCTAGTTACGATTCAACTCTCAACGGAAAAGTATTGGATCTCGCTATTCGAGAAGCGATTAATAATCTAGTTAATGGATTAAATAATGGCGCATGGAAACCTGTAACAAAATAA
- a CDS encoding FecCD family ABC transporter permease, producing the protein MVYLSYRNLLIAFITLTMMLILISLAIGHYSISISQVINILFIYLNQNTNQIPILDQQVIWQVRIPLILLAFLSGAGLALCGVVLQGVFYNPLVDPHVIGVNSGAAFGGTLAIILNFSTFGLIVLAFLFGLLTLILIFSFIHSIKQNSLLMLVLIGLILSGFFSALVSLMQYLADTEEKLPNIVFWLLGSFATATWNKLILLAIPIILASYLLTTLSWRINILSLGDNEAKNLGISTPFSRWLILLLCTLIISIQVAVSGCIGWIGLIIPHAARLIVGANHQRLLPITFWLGGCFMIIVDDIARLISSAEVPIGIITALLGAPCFVLLLRQQILKKS; encoded by the coding sequence ATTGTGTATTTATCATATCGTAATTTACTTATTGCGTTCATTACGCTAACAATGATGTTAATATTAATTTCATTGGCTATAGGGCATTATTCAATTTCAATTAGCCAAGTTATTAATATATTATTCATATATTTAAATCAAAATACTAATCAAATACCAATACTGGATCAACAAGTAATTTGGCAAGTCAGAATTCCTCTAATTTTATTAGCATTTTTATCAGGCGCAGGTTTAGCATTGTGTGGAGTGGTATTGCAAGGGGTTTTTTATAATCCACTTGTTGATCCGCACGTTATCGGTGTTAATTCAGGAGCAGCTTTTGGAGGAACTCTAGCAATAATATTAAATTTTTCCACATTCGGACTGATTGTTTTAGCATTTCTATTTGGTTTATTAACTTTAATATTAATCTTCTCATTTATCCATTCTATTAAACAAAATAGCCTTCTTATGCTGGTACTTATAGGATTAATATTAAGTGGTTTTTTTAGTGCATTAGTAAGTTTAATGCAATATCTTGCCGATACTGAAGAAAAACTACCCAATATCGTATTTTGGCTTTTAGGTAGTTTTGCCACTGCAACTTGGAATAAGTTAATTTTATTAGCTATTCCTATCATCCTTGCTAGTTATTTATTAACTACCTTAAGCTGGAGAATTAATATTCTATCTTTAGGCGATAATGAAGCTAAAAATTTAGGAATATCAACTCCATTTTCTCGTTGGTTAATTTTGTTATTGTGCACCTTAATTATTTCCATTCAAGTTGCGGTGAGTGGCTGTATTGGTTGGATTGGCTTAATTATTCCTCATGCAGCACGATTGATAGTTGGAGCAAATCATCAACGTTTACTTCCTATTACATTCTGGTTAGGGGGATGTTTCATGATTATCGTCGATGACATTGCACGTTTAATTAGTTCTGCAGAAGTCCCTATCGGAATTATCACCGCACTACTTGGTGCACCTTGTTTTGTATTGTTGCTACGACAACAAATTTTGAAGAAATCTTAA
- the modA gene encoding molybdate ABC transporter substrate-binding protein, whose product MTTLNIYAAGSLRLALPAVGELFKQFHPINLNMQFAPAGLLCERLMQSTSTCDIHLFASANTHHPQTLVDNGKAVSHHIFTHNRLCLTVRNQPQWANHDAISLLQNPQNRIGMSTPKKDPSGDYTFMLFDKIEALYPNMGQQLKKRARQLVGGSFISNIPKGVLPAQYFLLNNTIDVYIGYANYAPLIQQNAQLAVIEIPNHLLPTIEYSIALLNPTNIDAKLFIDFLQNKQAQECLLRYGFS is encoded by the coding sequence ATGACTACCCTTAATATTTATGCCGCAGGTAGTTTAAGACTTGCATTACCTGCAGTAGGTGAACTTTTCAAACAATTTCATCCTATCAATCTAAATATGCAATTTGCACCAGCAGGACTATTATGTGAGAGACTTATGCAGTCAACATCTACATGCGATATTCATCTATTTGCCTCGGCAAATACACATCATCCTCAAACTTTAGTTGATAATGGAAAAGCAGTATCTCACCACATTTTTACTCATAATCGATTATGTTTAACCGTTCGTAATCAACCTCAATGGGCTAACCATGATGCGATCTCATTATTACAAAACCCTCAAAATCGCATTGGTATGTCTACTCCGAAAAAAGACCCATCGGGAGATTATACTTTTATGCTTTTTGATAAAATCGAAGCACTTTATCCTAACATGGGGCAACAATTGAAAAAACGTGCTAGACAACTAGTAGGAGGGTCATTTATAAGCAATATCCCAAAAGGAGTATTACCCGCTCAATACTTTCTATTAAATAATACTATAGATGTTTATATTGGTTATGCCAATTATGCCCCCTTAATACAACAAAATGCCCAATTAGCGGTTATTGAAATACCTAATCACCTTCTTCCTACTATTGAATATAGTATAGCCCTACTCAATCCAACAAATATTGATGCAAAATTATTTATCGATTTTTTACAAAATAAGCAAGCGCAAGAGTGCTTACTTAGATACGGTTTTTCCTAA
- a CDS encoding ABC transporter ATP-binding protein, giving the protein MASSIITTHNLVCGYHFKKPLTPPINITIHSNDVIAILGTNGRGKSTLLNTLMQTHKPLSGSLFNQYSCSFVPQSFSTNIDYMVWEIIVMGKAKQWGLFGKPDKKTLQLAKKYLTQLGLEDYYLSPFSSLSGGQKQLVLIARALMSEPKILLLDEPTNALDLHNQDKVLKILSSLIYKQNLTIIFTTHDPAHALSIANKVLILDEESYQFGLAQSLLTEERLTQLYKIQMKKIVLSDSHTIIPIYKSEL; this is encoded by the coding sequence ATGGCATCATCAATAATAACAACTCATAATCTAGTTTGTGGTTATCATTTTAAAAAACCCTTAACCCCTCCTATTAATATAACAATTCATTCAAACGATGTCATTGCCATCCTTGGTACTAATGGGCGAGGTAAAAGTACGTTACTCAATACGTTAATGCAAACTCATAAACCTTTGTCAGGAAGTCTATTTAACCAATATAGCTGTAGTTTTGTTCCACAAAGTTTTTCGACCAATATAGATTATATGGTATGGGAAATCATTGTTATGGGGAAAGCTAAACAGTGGGGATTATTTGGTAAGCCAGATAAAAAGACATTACAGTTAGCTAAAAAATACCTAACACAATTAGGTCTAGAAGATTATTATCTAAGCCCTTTTTCATCACTATCAGGTGGACAAAAACAGCTAGTATTGATCGCGCGAGCTCTGATGAGTGAACCTAAAATTTTATTATTAGATGAACCCACTAACGCTCTAGATCTTCATAACCAAGATAAAGTTTTGAAAATATTATCATCCCTTATTTATAAACAAAATCTGACAATTATTTTCACCACTCATGATCCTGCTCATGCATTAAGTATTGCAAACAAAGTTTTAATATTAGATGAGGAAAGTTATCAATTCGGACTAGCCCAAAGTCTATTAACCGAGGAGCGACTAACCCAATTGTATAAAATTCAAATGAAAAAAATAGTTTTATCAGATTCTCATACGATTATTCCTATTTATAAAAGTGAGCTATAG
- a CDS encoding NAD(P)-dependent malic enzyme encodes MTTVQEKALAISKQMHGKFEINSKVPINSMSDLSVAYTPGVAAVCTEIAQHPESVYEYTSKRNLVAVITDGSAVLGLGNIGPEAAIPVMEGKAILFKQFANVDAIPLSLNTQDPDELVKHIAALAPSFGGINLEDISAPRCFEIEKRLQEILDIPVFHDDQHGTAIVVLAALYNALKVANKKLESAKVVINGGGAAGIAIADMLLAAGVTDLKVVDKIGILSEDDSSLPSHHMAMAKRTNRSKQRGTLQDAVKNADVFIGVSAPGVLKPEWVSTMAEKSIIFAMANPTPEIFPEEAKAAGAYIVGTGRSDYPNQINNVLAFPGIFRGALDARAKNITLEMQLAAAKGLASIVSNDKLSVDYILPNAFEPNVAKIVAESVKNAAKY; translated from the coding sequence ATGACAACAGTTCAAGAAAAAGCTTTAGCCATTAGTAAACAAATGCATGGTAAATTTGAAATCAACTCAAAAGTACCCATTAATTCAATGTCTGATCTCAGTGTTGCTTATACGCCTGGAGTGGCAGCGGTTTGTACAGAGATCGCACAACATCCTGAATCTGTTTATGAATATACAAGTAAACGTAATTTAGTGGCAGTGATTACCGATGGTTCTGCGGTATTAGGACTTGGTAATATTGGACCAGAAGCAGCTATTCCGGTTATGGAAGGTAAAGCGATATTGTTTAAACAATTTGCCAATGTAGATGCAATTCCTTTATCGTTAAATACTCAAGACCCAGATGAACTTGTTAAACATATCGCTGCGCTTGCACCATCCTTTGGTGGCATTAATCTTGAAGACATCAGTGCTCCACGCTGTTTTGAAATTGAAAAACGTTTACAAGAAATTTTAGATATTCCTGTTTTCCACGATGACCAACATGGTACTGCAATTGTTGTTTTAGCTGCATTATATAATGCCCTGAAAGTTGCAAATAAAAAACTTGAATCAGCCAAAGTGGTAATAAACGGTGGGGGCGCGGCGGGTATTGCTATTGCGGATATGCTATTAGCTGCTGGGGTAACAGATCTAAAAGTAGTCGATAAAATAGGAATTTTATCTGAAGATGATAGTTCTTTACCTTCTCATCATATGGCAATGGCAAAAAGAACTAATCGTTCAAAACAACGAGGAACCTTACAAGATGCAGTAAAAAATGCAGATGTATTTATCGGTGTTTCAGCACCAGGTGTATTAAAACCTGAATGGGTTTCTACAATGGCAGAAAAATCGATTATTTTTGCTATGGCTAACCCAACACCTGAAATCTTTCCAGAAGAAGCCAAAGCGGCTGGAGCTTATATTGTTGGTACAGGGCGTAGTGATTATCCTAACCAAATCAATAATGTTCTAGCATTTCCGGGTATTTTTAGAGGGGCTTTAGATGCAAGAGCCAAAAACATTACGTTAGAAATGCAATTAGCCGCAGCCAAAGGTTTAGCAAGCATTGTATCAAATGATAAATTATCAGTAGATTACATTTTACCTAATGCCTTTGAACCAAATGTGGCAAAAATAGTTGCAGAAAGTGTAAAAAATGCAGCTAAATATTAA